In Legionella cardiaca, a genomic segment contains:
- a CDS encoding helix-turn-helix domain-containing protein, with amino-acid sequence MNTTIAMDEIHKDSHEKPGAQLARIREKKGYSQEYVAGKLHLRVRIIELLELDNYQQMPEPVFIKGYLRAYAKLLGVSPEPLLTTFNSMNMSERKLEKALWQSKRESNKGERFVRWLTGLIAIGALVAVGIWWQKNRDTQQIETAKNTQSEVTASKNDPDIRLTDLSKMQAIFSTNSNAAQLTPLETHGG; translated from the coding sequence ATGAATACAACAATAGCAATGGATGAGATTCACAAGGACAGCCATGAAAAACCTGGTGCGCAATTAGCTCGTATACGTGAAAAAAAGGGATACAGTCAGGAATATGTGGCAGGTAAGTTACATTTAAGAGTTAGAATTATTGAACTATTAGAATTGGATAATTATCAACAAATGCCTGAACCTGTATTTATTAAAGGATATTTGCGTGCTTATGCTAAATTACTTGGTGTTTCACCAGAACCTTTGCTGACTACTTTTAATAGTATGAACATGTCTGAAAGAAAACTTGAAAAAGCTCTCTGGCAAAGCAAGCGTGAATCAAACAAAGGAGAGCGCTTTGTTCGCTGGTTAACTGGTCTGATTGCCATTGGTGCTCTTGTGGCGGTGGGTATATGGTGGCAAAAAAATAGAGATACCCAGCAGATTGAAACTGCAAAAAATACACAGAGTGAAGTTACTGCAAGTAAAAATGATCCGGATATTCGTTTAACTGATCTTTCAAAAATGCAAGCTATATTCTCAACCAACAGTAATGCGGCGCAATTGACGCCCTTGGAGACACATGGTGGTTGA
- a CDS encoding NUDIX hydrolase, with product MTRRSLKLRHHPGEVCFPGGRWQKNDKDLYATALRELQEELGIPSERVKSPTAMIPEQTLTGFLIYPWYASIESLTPYILDPREVLDVFTLPLNEVRDLKHYQKILVTKNGFHFKSWQYTASPHFLWGATARIMKQLCFMKD from the coding sequence TTGACAAGACGCAGTCTAAAATTACGGCATCATCCAGGGGAAGTTTGTTTTCCAGGTGGTCGATGGCAGAAAAATGACAAGGATCTTTATGCAACAGCATTGCGAGAATTGCAGGAAGAGCTTGGGATTCCTTCAGAGCGTGTAAAATCACCGACTGCAATGATACCTGAACAGACACTGACAGGTTTTCTTATTTACCCTTGGTATGCCTCCATTGAATCATTAACTCCTTATATTCTTGATCCACGCGAAGTTCTTGATGTTTTTACCTTACCCTTAAATGAAGTGAGGGATTTAAAGCACTATCAAAAAATATTAGTTACAAAAAATGGATTTCATTTTAAAAGCTGGCAATATACAGCAAGCCCTCATTTTCTTTGGGGGGCAACTGCACGTATTATGAAACAGCTTTGCTTTATGAAAGATTAG
- a CDS encoding AMP-binding protein codes for MDKVWLEHYQKGVPHTIDINEYASIVALFEESCRKYSSQIAYVNLGSPITYAELDKKSAQFATYLQQLGLKKGARVAIMMPNLLQYPIALFGILRAGYTVVNTNPLYTADEVAHQMKDSGAEAIVVLANFAKTLEKALPHTDLKHVVITQIGDLFPVIKKIIVNSVVKYIKKMVPDYNIPHAISFNDALQQGESGHLEPAQLDHQSIAFLQYTGGTTGVAKGAILTHGNMVANVLQASSWISPLAIDGQDIIITALPLYHIFSLTANCLTFLKVGAKNILITNPRDISHFISEIKNSGFTAITGVNTLFNALLNHPKFHEIDFSKVKLALSGGMSLQKSVALKWKEKTKTRVLEAYGLTETSPAVTINPMYLEDYNGSIGLPLPSTDIAIRDDDNKDVQPGQAGELCVKGPQVMAGYWQRPDETALVFTVDGFLKTGDIARIDEEGYVYLVDRKKDMIDVSGFNVYPNEVEQIISMHPGVLEVGVVGVLDEETGERVKACIVKRDPNLTAEEITAYCREHLTAYKIPKIIEFYSELPKTNVGKVLRRALKTEEASVA; via the coding sequence GTGGATAAAGTTTGGCTTGAACATTACCAAAAGGGCGTTCCTCATACAATTGATATTAATGAATATGCATCCATCGTTGCATTATTTGAAGAATCTTGCCGTAAATATTCATCTCAAATTGCATACGTTAACTTGGGTAGTCCCATAACCTATGCAGAATTAGATAAAAAAAGTGCCCAATTTGCCACTTATCTGCAGCAATTAGGATTAAAAAAAGGTGCTCGTGTAGCCATCATGATGCCAAATTTACTGCAATATCCTATTGCTTTATTTGGTATTTTAAGAGCTGGCTATACTGTCGTTAATACTAATCCACTTTATACCGCTGATGAAGTTGCTCATCAGATGAAAGACTCTGGTGCTGAAGCAATTGTTGTTCTCGCCAATTTTGCTAAAACGCTAGAAAAAGCCCTCCCTCACACGGATCTTAAGCATGTAGTTATTACTCAAATCGGTGATCTTTTTCCTGTTATTAAGAAAATAATCGTCAATTCTGTGGTTAAATACATAAAAAAAATGGTGCCTGATTACAATATTCCCCATGCCATTAGTTTTAATGACGCTTTGCAACAAGGCGAATCCGGTCATTTAGAGCCAGCTCAGCTCGATCACCAATCCATTGCCTTTTTACAATATACAGGAGGCACAACGGGTGTTGCTAAAGGAGCGATTCTAACGCATGGCAATATGGTGGCTAATGTTCTACAAGCATCCTCCTGGATATCCCCCTTAGCAATAGATGGTCAGGATATTATTATAACTGCCCTTCCGTTGTACCATATTTTTTCACTAACTGCGAATTGCCTGACTTTTTTAAAAGTCGGTGCAAAAAACATTTTAATTACCAACCCTCGAGATATCTCTCATTTCATTTCAGAAATTAAAAATAGTGGCTTTACAGCCATCACCGGCGTAAATACTCTATTCAATGCGCTGTTAAATCACCCCAAATTTCATGAAATTGATTTTTCAAAAGTTAAACTCGCTCTTTCAGGAGGCATGTCATTACAAAAAAGCGTTGCCTTAAAGTGGAAAGAAAAAACAAAAACGCGAGTGCTCGAGGCGTATGGCCTAACTGAAACAAGTCCAGCAGTTACAATTAATCCCATGTATCTTGAAGATTATAACGGTAGTATTGGTTTACCTTTACCCTCGACAGATATTGCAATTCGAGACGATGATAACAAAGATGTTCAACCAGGACAGGCAGGTGAATTATGTGTCAAAGGTCCACAAGTAATGGCCGGTTATTGGCAACGACCCGATGAAACTGCCTTGGTATTTACCGTAGATGGCTTTTTAAAAACTGGTGATATTGCTCGCATTGATGAAGAAGGGTATGTATATCTTGTCGATAGGAAAAAAGACATGATTGATGTTTCTGGTTTTAATGTTTATCCCAATGAAGTCGAACAAATAATTAGTATGCATCCTGGAGTACTTGAAGTAGGGGTTGTTGGCGTTTTGGATGAAGAAACAGGCGAACGAGTTAAAGCTTGCATTGTTAAACGTGATCCGAATTTAACAGCAGAAGAAATTACCGCCTATTGTCGCGAACATTTAACAGCTTATAAAATTCCTAAAATTATTGAATTCTATAGCGAACTCCCCAAAACCAATGTAGGCAAAGTTTTGCGCCGCGCTTTAAAAACAGAAGAAGCCTCTGTTGCCTAA
- the minC gene encoding septum site-determining protein MinC: protein MVDNILKSQAFKLKGRLYTFTVLQLLSRDCLLFKQQLIEIIAKAPRLFDKTPVVLDCSVLEDGEIDLQAFCQCLREHHLLPVAIQGANPLLSTLAQCQGLAVLNASSTHDKPLLEEFSQEAAPAEPIKTKLLTTPVRSGQQVVSKGSDLIITASVSHGAELLADGNIHVYGALRGRALAGISGDTSARIFCHSLEAELVSIAGFYRLSDAIEPQTGPCQIYLQDEHIHIEPLC from the coding sequence ATGGTGGATAATATATTGAAATCACAAGCATTTAAGCTCAAAGGTAGATTGTATACATTTACAGTTTTGCAATTACTGAGTCGTGACTGCTTGCTGTTTAAACAGCAACTAATTGAAATTATTGCAAAAGCGCCCCGTCTTTTTGATAAAACGCCGGTTGTTTTAGATTGCAGCGTTCTGGAAGATGGTGAGATTGATCTACAAGCATTTTGTCAGTGTTTGCGTGAACATCATTTGCTGCCCGTTGCAATTCAGGGAGCAAATCCCTTGCTGTCTACTTTAGCTCAATGTCAAGGCTTGGCCGTATTAAATGCTTCATCCACTCATGATAAACCTCTTCTGGAGGAGTTCTCACAAGAAGCTGCGCCCGCTGAACCTATTAAAACAAAGTTACTGACAACGCCAGTTCGATCTGGACAGCAGGTTGTGAGCAAGGGAAGTGATTTAATCATCACTGCCTCAGTAAGCCATGGTGCAGAATTACTTGCTGATGGAAATATTCACGTATACGGTGCTTTGCGTGGTAGAGCGTTAGCGGGAATTTCTGGTGATACGAGTGCGCGAATTTTTTGCCATTCTCTGGAAGCTGAATTGGTTTCTATTGCTGGTTTCTATCGTTTAAGTGATGCAATAGAGCCGCAGACTGGCCCTTGTCAAATTTATCTACAAGATGAACATATCCATATAGAGCCTTTATGTTAG
- the pabB gene encoding aminodeoxychorismate synthase component I has protein sequence MTKFTILNLSYSNNLLKHYQKLTKLPGFVLLESSDKTNGRYDILSAYPYQQIKLEKDSCTNTIFEQLQELIPGTEKSIGDLPFQGGAIGYFSYDLGAKLFGIPSKPQASLSGMPLMNIGLYDWAIITDHHLRKVILFSANQRSETAAIIKEMLILWNSKHSTDDFFELKETFKPLISKSDYREEFNAIHKNIEEGRCYQVNYTQPFNAAYCGDAWEMYKQVSLKNPVPYAAFLRYEEEDILSFSPERFVMHDNGLLLTSPIKGSAKRSIDPLVDEQLRQSLLRSSKNRAENVMITDLLRNDLGKIAHAGSVVVRALCELQSFSAVHHLVSHIEARRREDISPVEAFKACFPGGSITGAPKLESMRVIAEREPHARGIYCGSIAYFSNHGRFDSNIAIRTVIARNEILHLAAGGGIVIDSNWEDEYCECFTKIAAILNGLHNAN, from the coding sequence ATGACGAAATTTACAATATTAAACTTAAGCTATTCGAACAATTTACTTAAACATTATCAAAAATTGACAAAACTGCCGGGTTTTGTTCTTCTTGAAAGCAGCGATAAGACAAATGGTCGTTATGATATTCTAAGCGCTTATCCGTACCAGCAAATTAAACTCGAAAAAGATTCTTGTACAAATACTATTTTTGAACAGTTACAGGAATTAATCCCCGGCACAGAAAAAAGTATTGGGGATCTGCCATTTCAGGGAGGGGCAATTGGCTATTTTTCCTATGATTTAGGAGCAAAACTTTTTGGTATCCCCTCAAAACCTCAAGCGAGCTTGTCTGGCATGCCTTTAATGAATATAGGCCTATATGATTGGGCAATTATTACCGATCATCATTTAAGAAAAGTTATTTTATTTTCAGCGAATCAGCGCTCTGAGACGGCGGCAATTATCAAAGAGATGTTAATACTATGGAATTCTAAACACTCTACGGATGATTTTTTCGAACTTAAAGAAACATTCAAACCGCTTATTTCCAAATCGGATTATCGCGAAGAATTTAATGCCATTCATAAAAATATAGAGGAGGGGCGCTGTTATCAGGTGAACTACACACAACCTTTTAATGCTGCTTATTGTGGTGATGCTTGGGAAATGTATAAACAAGTCAGCCTCAAAAATCCTGTACCCTATGCTGCATTCCTTCGTTATGAAGAAGAAGATATTCTAAGTTTTTCTCCCGAACGTTTTGTTATGCATGATAATGGGTTGTTATTGACCTCTCCTATTAAAGGGTCTGCAAAACGTTCTATTGATCCATTGGTTGACGAGCAATTACGCCAGAGCTTACTTAGGAGTAGTAAAAATCGCGCTGAAAACGTCATGATTACTGATTTATTGCGAAATGATTTAGGAAAAATTGCGCATGCAGGCTCTGTTGTTGTGCGTGCGCTCTGTGAGCTTCAAAGTTTCTCGGCGGTTCACCATTTGGTAAGTCATATTGAAGCACGACGCAGAGAAGATATTTCACCTGTAGAGGCATTTAAAGCTTGCTTTCCAGGTGGCTCTATCACTGGTGCCCCTAAATTGGAATCTATGCGTGTTATAGCAGAGCGTGAACCGCATGCACGAGGAATTTACTGCGGTAGTATTGCTTATTTTTCAAACCATGGGCGTTTTGACAGCAACATTGCTATACGTACGGTCATTGCGCGTAATGAAATTCTACATCTTGCTGCTGGAGGGGGAATAGTTATTGACTCTAACTGGGAAGATGAATACTGTGAATGTTTTACTAAAATAGCTGCCATTTTAAATGGACTTCACAACGCTAACTAA
- the pilW gene encoding type IV pilus biogenesis/stability protein PilW, whose amino-acid sequence MLNLLRFLSFFSLTLLAACQHNVGTKTDQTAQSRQKNSEAAVYNMQLGVAYLKQGDMPRAKRKLLTALDLAPNSADANVAMAYYLEKTRDIKNARIYYQKALALAPNNGAQLNNYGTFLCRLGKYTEAESYFLKAANDVRYIHTAAAYENAGLCAAAIPDYVKAKQYFVKALQQDPRRKQSLYELASLELKQKHANDALMYLQKYANLSTSDPILLAMVIDSAHQAGKTNIELDYKRRLSHLNHFTDYPGAKNEYNNSNG is encoded by the coding sequence GTGTTGAATTTATTGCGCTTTTTATCTTTTTTTAGTCTGACATTACTAGCAGCGTGCCAACACAATGTAGGAACGAAAACCGACCAAACTGCCCAGAGTCGCCAAAAGAACAGCGAAGCAGCAGTTTACAATATGCAATTAGGTGTCGCTTATTTGAAACAGGGTGATATGCCGCGAGCGAAAAGAAAGTTATTAACTGCATTGGATTTGGCGCCAAATTCAGCTGATGCAAATGTTGCAATGGCTTATTATCTTGAAAAAACAAGAGATATTAAGAACGCCAGAATATATTATCAAAAAGCATTGGCGTTAGCCCCAAATAATGGCGCTCAATTAAATAATTACGGCACTTTTTTATGTCGACTTGGTAAGTATACTGAGGCAGAAAGCTATTTCTTAAAGGCTGCCAATGATGTTCGCTACATTCATACTGCTGCTGCCTATGAGAATGCAGGATTATGCGCTGCTGCTATTCCAGATTACGTGAAAGCTAAGCAATATTTTGTGAAGGCTTTGCAACAAGACCCAAGAAGGAAGCAATCTCTCTATGAGTTAGCTTCTTTGGAGCTTAAGCAAAAACATGCAAATGATGCTTTGATGTATTTGCAAAAATATGCAAATCTTTCCACCAGTGATCCAATTTTACTTGCAATGGTAATTGATTCTGCACATCAAGCCGGCAAAACCAATATTGAGTTAGATTACAAACGTCGTCTAAGTCATTTAAATCATTTTACGGACTATCCTGGAGCAAAAAATGAATACAACAATAGCAATGGATGA
- a CDS encoding UDP-2,3-diacylglucosamine diphosphatase, with protein sequence MLDAVFISDLHLHPHEDGIIARFNAFIDWAATNTKAVYILGDFFHVWPGDDGLEPWSEEIAQRLHWLSQQNVQIYYLHGNRDFLLGEQFAKVANIKILSEPAIILFGLPVMLVHGDRYCTLDRAHVWFRRLTRNRWFAKFFLKLPLSFRNKLVNKVREHSQMNKNKATAEMDVVVESMLKHMQKYQTNILIRGHTHKPGLINYPYNDNQYSEYVLSDWDDSPHLLCYDKTNGFKFEQFF encoded by the coding sequence ATGTTAGATGCTGTTTTTATATCCGATTTACATTTGCATCCTCATGAAGATGGGATAATTGCGCGCTTTAATGCATTTATTGATTGGGCTGCAACAAATACAAAAGCTGTTTATATTCTTGGTGATTTTTTCCATGTTTGGCCAGGTGATGATGGACTTGAGCCTTGGAGTGAAGAAATTGCCCAGCGATTACATTGGTTATCACAACAGAACGTTCAGATTTATTATCTACACGGAAATCGTGATTTTTTACTTGGTGAGCAATTTGCTAAAGTAGCTAACATAAAAATACTATCAGAGCCGGCAATCATTTTGTTTGGATTGCCAGTCATGTTAGTTCACGGCGATAGATATTGTACGTTAGACAGGGCGCACGTCTGGTTCAGGCGTCTTACAAGAAATCGATGGTTTGCAAAATTTTTTTTAAAGTTACCATTATCTTTTCGAAATAAACTAGTCAATAAGGTGCGAGAGCATAGCCAAATGAATAAAAACAAAGCAACGGCAGAAATGGACGTTGTTGTTGAATCCATGCTAAAGCATATGCAAAAATACCAGACAAATATTTTAATCCGCGGGCATACACATAAGCCAGGCTTAATAAATTACCCGTATAATGATAATCAATATAGCGAGTATGTGTTAAGTGACTGGGATGACAGTCCTCATCTGCTGTGTTATGATAAGACTAATGGCTTTAAATTTGAACAGTTCTTTTAA
- the ndk gene encoding nucleoside-diphosphate kinase: MANELTLSIIKPDAVAKSVIGQIYSRFENAGLKVVAAKMAHLSRAEAEGFYAVHKARPFFNDLVSFMISGPVMIQVLQGENAIAKNRELMGATNPKEAAPGTIRADFAESIDANAVHGSDSAETAAQEIAFFFEPHQICKR, translated from the coding sequence ATGGCAAATGAGTTAACTCTATCGATTATTAAACCCGATGCAGTTGCAAAATCTGTGATTGGTCAAATCTATTCTCGTTTTGAAAATGCGGGTTTGAAAGTTGTTGCTGCAAAAATGGCTCATCTTTCTCGCGCTGAAGCTGAAGGCTTCTATGCTGTTCATAAGGCTCGTCCATTTTTTAATGACCTTGTTTCATTTATGATCTCTGGTCCTGTAATGATTCAGGTGCTTCAAGGTGAAAATGCTATTGCTAAAAATCGTGAATTAATGGGTGCAACCAATCCTAAAGAAGCTGCTCCGGGAACTATCCGTGCTGATTTTGCTGAAAGCATTGATGCAAATGCTGTTCATGGTTCTGATAGTGCAGAAACAGCTGCTCAAGAAATTGCGTTTTTCTTTGAACCCCATCAAATTTGCAAGAGATAA
- the rlmN gene encoding 23S rRNA (adenine(2503)-C(2))-methyltransferase RlmN: MSQKINLLNFNYQQMRDFFRDIGDKPYRAQQVMQWVHQAGFHDFSQMSNLGKTLREKLTQIAEIRLPEIVTCQKSSDGTHKWLLKLDCGNCIETVFIPEANRGTLCVSSQVGCGLNCSFCSTAKQGFNRNLSTAEIIGQVWLAVRELSQQQGAHDKRITNVVMMGMGEPLLNFDNVVAAMDIMMDDFAYGLSKRRVTLSTSGVLPELRRLREVSPVALAVSLHAPNDTLRNELVPINKKYPLVELMALCKTYFKNEPKRRVTFEYVMLKDVNDQPEHAEQLIKLLRDVPAKVNLIPFNPFPLTQYQRSSQAAIDAFRDKLIAKGINTITRKTRGDDIDAACGQLAGEVKDRTSRSARWQKLHFVPLKESSEEK; this comes from the coding sequence ATGAGTCAGAAAATTAACCTATTGAATTTCAATTATCAGCAGATGCGCGATTTTTTTCGTGATATTGGCGACAAGCCGTATCGTGCGCAACAAGTGATGCAATGGGTTCATCAGGCTGGTTTTCATGACTTTTCTCAAATGAGCAATCTGGGTAAGACCTTACGTGAAAAGCTTACCCAGATTGCTGAAATTCGTTTGCCCGAGATTGTAACTTGTCAGAAGTCGAGTGATGGCACTCATAAATGGCTATTAAAATTAGACTGCGGCAATTGCATTGAAACCGTGTTTATACCCGAAGCAAATCGCGGAACATTGTGTGTTTCTTCACAAGTAGGGTGTGGACTAAACTGTAGTTTCTGTTCTACAGCAAAACAAGGATTTAATCGTAATCTCAGTACAGCAGAAATTATTGGTCAAGTTTGGCTGGCAGTTAGAGAGTTATCACAGCAGCAAGGAGCGCACGATAAGCGAATTACCAATGTTGTCATGATGGGTATGGGAGAACCCTTGCTTAATTTTGATAATGTCGTCGCTGCCATGGATATTATGATGGATGATTTCGCTTATGGCTTATCGAAACGCCGAGTTACTTTGAGTACCTCCGGAGTTTTGCCTGAGCTTCGTAGACTTCGAGAAGTCAGTCCCGTCGCATTAGCTGTTTCTTTGCATGCGCCGAATGATACGCTTCGTAATGAATTAGTACCAATCAATAAAAAATACCCTTTAGTGGAATTAATGGCTCTATGCAAGACCTATTTCAAAAATGAACCTAAAAGGCGCGTCACTTTTGAATATGTTATGTTAAAAGACGTTAATGATCAGCCCGAGCATGCTGAGCAATTGATAAAATTACTTAGAGATGTTCCAGCAAAGGTTAACTTGATTCCATTTAATCCTTTCCCTCTTACCCAATATCAACGTTCTTCACAAGCAGCTATTGATGCTTTTCGTGATAAGTTGATTGCGAAGGGAATTAATACCATCACCAGAAAGACACGAGGCGATGATATTGATGCAGCTTGTGGTCAACTCGCTGGTGAGGTAAAAGATAGAACAAGTCGTTCTGCAAGATGGCAGAAATTGCACTTTGTACCCTTAAAGGAATCATCTGAGGAAAAATAG
- a CDS encoding tRNA-(ms[2]io[6]A)-hydroxylase, translating to MLSLLNNDLQILIDFLCVSTPDAWLEAAVENLPTLLIDHAHCERKAAATAVNFISKYPEKPELVEVMSPLAREELLHFEKVIHLMSERGIEFAPLPPSNYAQQMHKHVTKGGCKERLSDQLIVGAIIEARSCERFNALVSMLEDQQLRKFYASLVKSEARHFQDYLHLAKLYGGEIDKRIDLFLQIENKLICSQDTVFRFHSGIPPK from the coding sequence ATGCTAAGCCTACTAAATAACGATTTGCAAATTTTAATTGATTTTCTTTGCGTTTCTACGCCTGATGCTTGGCTTGAAGCTGCCGTAGAAAATCTTCCTACTCTTTTAATTGATCATGCCCATTGCGAGCGAAAAGCAGCAGCTACGGCCGTAAACTTTATTAGTAAATATCCAGAAAAGCCTGAATTAGTAGAAGTAATGTCGCCTTTAGCTCGGGAAGAATTATTACATTTTGAAAAAGTGATTCATTTAATGAGTGAGCGAGGAATTGAATTTGCCCCACTACCACCTTCAAACTATGCTCAGCAAATGCATAAACATGTTACAAAAGGTGGATGCAAAGAGCGCTTAAGTGATCAGCTCATCGTTGGTGCCATTATAGAAGCTCGTTCATGTGAACGATTTAATGCGCTTGTTTCTATGCTTGAAGATCAACAATTAAGAAAATTTTATGCTTCACTTGTTAAATCTGAAGCACGACATTTTCAAGACTATTTGCATTTAGCAAAGCTTTACGGTGGGGAGATCGATAAGAGGATTGATTTGTTCTTACAAATTGAAAACAAGTTGATTTGTTCACAAGATACGGTATTCCGCTTTCATAGCGGAATACCTCCAAAGTAA